The Gemmatimonadaceae bacterium genome includes a window with the following:
- the odhB gene encoding 2-oxoglutarate dehydrogenase complex dihydrolipoyllysine-residue succinyltransferase, producing MTSIKVPPLGESITEAIVSRWLKSEGDAVAPGDTIVELETDKITVEVPSLTGGVLTKRLHAEGDTVHVDDALAELDETATPAPARTEPPATSPAKPAPPAPIAPAPIVAANPRVSPAAERLATASGVDLSGVKGTGLGGVVSKPDVLDAMAIHSAPAAPSAPKGAVDQREKREKMSTRRKRIAENLLQAQHATAHLTTFNEVDMTAVMGLRTRLKDRVEKEHGVKLSFMPFFVKAACQALRAFPTVNAQIDDDAIIYKHYVNMGIAVASEAGLVVPNIKDADRMGLLDVAREMNDVADRARKSRLTMDDLTGGTFTITNGGVFGSLLSTPILNYPQVGILGLHKIQDRPIALDGQVAIRPMMYVALSYDHRIVDGEQAVLFLVRIKELMEEPGAMLVE from the coding sequence ATGACGTCCATCAAGGTCCCCCCGCTCGGCGAATCGATCACCGAAGCGATCGTGTCCCGCTGGCTCAAGTCCGAGGGCGACGCGGTTGCGCCGGGCGATACCATCGTCGAACTCGAAACGGACAAGATCACCGTCGAAGTGCCGTCGCTGACCGGCGGCGTCCTCACCAAACGCCTGCACGCCGAGGGCGATACGGTTCACGTGGACGATGCACTCGCGGAGTTGGACGAGACGGCCACCCCGGCCCCCGCCCGCACCGAGCCCCCCGCGACGTCTCCGGCCAAGCCTGCCCCACCGGCGCCGATAGCGCCCGCACCGATCGTCGCCGCCAACCCGCGCGTGTCGCCGGCCGCCGAACGGCTCGCCACGGCGTCGGGGGTGGACCTGTCAGGAGTGAAGGGCACCGGACTCGGCGGCGTGGTGAGCAAGCCGGACGTGCTCGACGCGATGGCCATCCATTCCGCTCCCGCGGCGCCCAGCGCGCCAAAGGGCGCCGTTGACCAGCGCGAGAAACGTGAGAAGATGTCCACGCGCCGCAAGCGAATCGCCGAGAATCTCCTCCAGGCACAGCACGCCACGGCCCACCTGACGACGTTCAACGAAGTCGACATGACCGCCGTGATGGGACTCCGCACGCGGCTCAAGGATCGTGTCGAGAAAGAGCACGGCGTGAAGCTGTCGTTCATGCCGTTCTTCGTGAAGGCCGCGTGCCAGGCCCTCAGAGCCTTTCCCACGGTCAATGCGCAGATCGATGATGATGCGATCATCTACAAGCACTATGTGAACATGGGCATCGCTGTCGCATCAGAAGCCGGGCTGGTCGTGCCGAACATCAAGGACGCCGACCGCATGGGGCTGCTCGACGTGGCGCGGGAGATGAACGACGTGGCCGACCGGGCGCGCAAGTCCAGGCTGACCATGGACGACCTCACGGGCGGCACGTTCACCATCACGAACGGCGGCGTGTTCGGCTCGCTCCTGTCCACGCCGATTCTCAACTATCCGCAGGTCGGCATCCTGGGGCTCCACAAGATTCAGGACCGTCCCATCGCCCTCGACGGACAGGTGGCGATCCGGCCGATGATGTACGTCGCGCTGTCGTACGATCACCGTATCGTGGACGGGGAGCAGGCCGTGCTGTTTCTGGTGCGCATCAAAGAACTGATGGAAGAACCCGGCGCCATGCTGGTGGAATAG
- a CDS encoding zinc-binding dehydrogenase: protein MRGLTISAHGGLDQLQVRDDLREPSVRDPTEVRVRVAAAALNHLDLFVLAGLPGVTITPPWVVAADAVGVVDQAGRGARGVREGDTVIVNPGISDRTCVYCREGEQSLCVRFGILGEHHPGTAAEYVVVPGANVRAIPASTPLAEAAAFGLVTLTAWRMLVTRAQLRAGERVLIWGIGGGVATAALQICKLVGAEVWVTSGHDEKLARARGLGADHTLNHRTQDVAREIRAATGKAGVDVVVDNVGAATWSQSLGALGKRGRLVTCGGTSGPTVETDVRRLFWNQWSILGSTMGSDAEFDAITEQLRAGRLLPPVDGEYSLAQGREAYARLQDGAQFGKIVLRVKE, encoded by the coding sequence GTGCGAGGACTCACGATCTCCGCTCATGGCGGGCTCGACCAGTTGCAGGTTCGCGATGACCTCCGTGAGCCGTCGGTGCGGGACCCGACCGAGGTGCGGGTGCGCGTCGCGGCGGCCGCGCTGAACCACCTGGATCTGTTCGTGCTCGCGGGGCTGCCGGGTGTGACGATCACCCCACCCTGGGTCGTGGCTGCCGACGCCGTGGGGGTGGTGGATCAGGCCGGACGCGGTGCGCGAGGCGTACGCGAAGGGGACACGGTGATCGTGAACCCAGGGATCAGCGACCGAACCTGCGTGTACTGCCGCGAGGGCGAGCAGTCGCTGTGCGTGCGGTTCGGCATTCTGGGCGAGCACCACCCGGGAACCGCGGCCGAGTACGTCGTCGTGCCGGGTGCCAACGTGCGCGCCATTCCGGCAAGCACGCCGCTGGCAGAAGCCGCGGCGTTCGGCCTCGTGACGCTCACGGCATGGCGGATGCTCGTCACGCGCGCGCAGTTGCGCGCCGGCGAACGGGTGCTCATCTGGGGTATCGGCGGTGGGGTGGCCACGGCAGCGTTGCAGATCTGCAAGCTCGTGGGTGCCGAGGTGTGGGTGACCTCGGGCCACGACGAGAAGTTGGCGCGGGCCCGGGGATTGGGTGCGGACCATACGCTCAACCATCGCACGCAGGACGTGGCGCGTGAGATCCGGGCCGCAACGGGGAAGGCCGGCGTGGACGTAGTAGTGGACAACGTGGGCGCGGCGACGTGGAGCCAGTCGCTGGGCGCTCTGGGCAAGCGCGGCCGGCTGGTGACCTGCGGCGGCACGTCGGGACCGACGGTGGAAACGGACGTGCGCCGGCTGTTCTGGAACCAGTGGTCGATTCTCGGGTCGACGATGGGCAGCGACGCCGAGTTCGATGCCATCACGGAGCAACTGCGGGCGGGGCGGCTCCTGCCGCCCGTTGACGGGGAGTATTCGTTGGCGCAGGGGCGCGAGGCGTATGCACGATTGCAGGATGGGGCGCAGTTCGGGAAGATCGTCCTACGTGTGAAGGAGTGA
- the gyrA gene encoding DNA gyrase subunit A: protein MTAPNNRERILPRLIDDEIKESFINYSMSVIVSRALPDVRDGLKPVHRRVLYAMNELGLVPGRPYKKSATVVGDVLGKYHPHGDSSVYDALVRMVQDFSLRYPLIDGQGNFGSVEGDPAAAYRYTEARLTPIAMEMLADIDKNTVDFVPNFDDRLQEPAVLPSGIPNLIVNGSSGIAVGMATNIPPHNLGEAVSALLHLIDHPDATITELRRYVKGPDFPTAGFIYGRQGVKDYQETGRGRIVMRARAVIEEKESSNKAQIVVTEIPYQVNSAKLLEDIAQLVRDKKLEGISDLRNESDREGLRIVIELKRDAIPRVVLNQLYKHTQLQTTFGVIMLALVPDAVTGRLVPKIMPLKEVLEHYITHRHDVIVRRAQFELDKAQEREHILEGLKIAVDHIDEVIKVIRAAEDTPTASTELQKRFKLSERQAEAILNMRLAKLTGLEIEKLEDELKEVRGMISELRALLESRPKRMALMKEELTRAAEKYGNDRRTEITSDEGEFTVEDLIAEEDMVVTISHSGYIKRTAVSTYRRQRRGGKGGTGATLKDEDFVEHLFIASTHDYLLFFTDDGRVFWLKVHEIPQAGRAAKGKPVVNMINVSPETRIQAMMPVREFPESKFLIFATRQGTVKKTALSQYANPRSTGLKAIKIEDGDALIDVQVTDGNNDIVLATRHGLSIRFHESDVRPMGRDTTGVSGVELGDGDVLVGMVVVKREANLLVVTERGMGKCSPIDEYRVQRRGGKGIITVHRTERTGDAVSIKEVLPDDELMLITKQGIIIRMPVKGIRVAGRNTQGVRLVELDGDDLVRDVARVVPDEEEGVAEDAGEPVGAGDEE, encoded by the coding sequence ATGACCGCTCCGAACAATCGAGAACGGATCCTTCCCCGGCTCATCGACGACGAGATCAAAGAGTCGTTCATCAACTATTCGATGAGCGTGATCGTGTCGCGCGCATTGCCCGACGTGCGCGACGGATTGAAGCCGGTGCACCGCCGGGTGCTCTATGCGATGAACGAATTGGGGCTGGTACCCGGGCGGCCGTACAAGAAGTCGGCGACGGTGGTGGGCGACGTGCTCGGCAAGTACCACCCGCACGGCGACTCAAGCGTGTACGACGCACTGGTTCGTATGGTGCAGGACTTCTCGCTGCGCTATCCGCTCATCGACGGGCAAGGGAATTTCGGGTCGGTGGAAGGCGATCCCGCGGCGGCGTACCGCTACACCGAGGCACGGCTCACACCGATCGCGATGGAGATGCTGGCCGACATCGACAAGAACACGGTCGATTTCGTGCCGAACTTCGACGACCGGCTGCAGGAGCCGGCCGTGCTGCCATCGGGGATCCCGAACCTGATCGTCAACGGTTCGTCGGGCATCGCGGTCGGGATGGCGACCAACATTCCGCCGCACAATCTGGGCGAGGCGGTGTCGGCGCTGTTGCACCTGATCGACCATCCGGACGCGACGATTACCGAGCTGCGCCGGTACGTCAAGGGGCCCGATTTCCCCACGGCGGGGTTCATCTACGGCCGGCAGGGGGTGAAGGACTATCAGGAGACGGGGCGCGGCCGGATCGTGATGCGTGCGCGCGCGGTGATCGAGGAAAAGGAATCGTCGAACAAGGCACAGATCGTGGTCACCGAGATTCCATACCAGGTGAACAGCGCCAAGTTGCTCGAGGACATTGCGCAACTGGTGCGCGACAAGAAACTGGAGGGAATCAGCGATCTCCGAAACGAGTCGGACCGTGAGGGGCTGCGCATCGTGATCGAACTCAAGCGCGACGCGATTCCGCGCGTCGTGCTGAACCAGCTCTACAAGCATACGCAACTGCAGACGACCTTCGGCGTGATCATGCTGGCGCTCGTGCCGGATGCCGTGACGGGGCGGCTCGTGCCCAAGATCATGCCGCTCAAGGAAGTGCTCGAGCACTACATCACGCACCGGCACGACGTGATTGTACGGCGCGCCCAGTTCGAACTGGACAAGGCGCAGGAGCGCGAGCACATCCTTGAGGGGCTCAAGATCGCGGTCGACCACATCGACGAGGTGATCAAGGTCATCCGGGCGGCCGAGGACACGCCGACGGCGAGTACCGAACTCCAGAAGCGGTTCAAGCTGAGCGAGCGGCAGGCCGAAGCGATCCTCAACATGCGGCTGGCGAAACTCACCGGGCTCGAGATCGAGAAGCTGGAAGACGAGTTGAAGGAAGTCCGCGGCATGATCAGCGAGTTGCGAGCGCTGCTCGAGTCCAGGCCCAAGCGCATGGCGTTGATGAAGGAAGAGTTGACGCGAGCGGCCGAGAAGTACGGCAATGATCGCCGCACGGAGATCACCAGCGACGAGGGCGAGTTCACCGTCGAGGACCTGATCGCCGAAGAGGACATGGTGGTCACGATCTCGCACTCCGGCTACATCAAGCGGACGGCGGTGTCCACCTACCGGCGACAGCGGCGCGGCGGAAAGGGGGGCACGGGGGCGACGCTGAAGGACGAGGATTTCGTGGAGCATCTGTTCATCGCCTCGACCCACGACTATCTGCTCTTCTTCACGGACGACGGACGCGTGTTCTGGCTGAAGGTGCACGAGATCCCGCAGGCCGGCCGTGCCGCCAAGGGCAAGCCCGTGGTGAACATGATCAACGTGTCGCCGGAAACGCGCATCCAGGCGATGATGCCGGTCCGGGAATTTCCGGAGAGCAAGTTCCTGATATTCGCCACCCGTCAGGGCACGGTGAAGAAGACGGCGCTGTCGCAGTACGCCAACCCGCGCTCCACCGGTCTCAAGGCCATCAAGATCGAGGATGGCGACGCGCTGATCGACGTGCAGGTGACCGACGGCAACAACGACATCGTGCTCGCCACGCGCCATGGACTGTCGATTCGCTTCCACGAGAGCGACGTTCGGCCCATGGGACGCGATACCACGGGCGTGAGCGGCGTGGAGCTCGGCGACGGCGACGTCTTGGTGGGCATGGTCGTGGTGAAACGCGAAGCCAACCTGCTGGTGGTCACCGAGCGCGGCATGGGCAAGTGCTCGCCAATCGATGAGTACCGAGTGCAGCGGCGCGGTGGCAAGGGGATCATCACGGTGCACCGAACCGAGAGGACCGGCGACGCGGTGAGCATCAAGGAAGTCCTCCCCGACGACGAACTGATGCTGATCACCAAGCAGGGGATCATCATCCGGATGCCGGTGAAAGGCATTCGCGTGGCCGGGCGCAACACCCAAGGTGTACGCCTGGTTGAGCTCGATGGGGACGATCTGGTGCGCGACGTGGCCCGGGTGGTGCCGGACGAGGAGGAGGGGGTCGCCGAGGACGCGGGCGAGCCGGTGGGTGCGGGCGACGAGGAATGA
- a CDS encoding GGDEF domain-containing protein codes for MRESVHVTELGEALGHAQADAQREAILWQRWFRYLGVLLGLLLALLFGASPRDAALMPVVIACFIYLASIMGTSGWVKRSERGVLHPVLPVVLATADIAMMAAFFYFASTGFGHYRMLLIGLLAVQLAVFYFGKWLGAYTAALTLAAYLLVELVFPPFVAGGGAPLNRTLVTAATFALVSGIVILVFGSFRERMDELRLFCKLVEDGELTTTLTATRASHPDDLTLLARSFETMRDRFAEQIGTDPLTGCVNRRALENRLRTDWRIAKRRGSHVAVVAIDLDNFKTVNDSRGHPVGDIVLQQLAGIMKATARDTDTVARLGGDEFVVVLPDTGREGAMTFAERLRHRVEEFAFGPDSAPVEATVSVGVALAGGTDPISPDVLLHEADRSLYKAKAGGRNRVYS; via the coding sequence GTGCGCGAATCGGTCCACGTGACGGAACTGGGGGAGGCGCTCGGACACGCACAGGCGGACGCCCAGCGGGAGGCGATCCTGTGGCAGCGCTGGTTCCGGTATCTCGGCGTGCTGTTGGGGCTTCTCCTGGCGCTTCTGTTCGGCGCTTCCCCGCGCGACGCCGCGCTGATGCCGGTGGTGATCGCCTGCTTCATCTACCTGGCCAGCATCATGGGGACCTCGGGGTGGGTGAAGCGGTCGGAGCGAGGCGTGCTCCATCCTGTCCTGCCCGTGGTACTCGCGACTGCCGACATCGCCATGATGGCGGCGTTCTTCTACTTCGCGAGCACAGGGTTCGGGCACTACCGCATGTTGCTCATCGGGCTGCTGGCCGTGCAATTGGCGGTCTTCTATTTCGGCAAGTGGCTGGGCGCCTATACGGCCGCACTCACCTTGGCGGCGTACTTGCTCGTCGAGTTGGTGTTCCCGCCGTTCGTCGCCGGCGGGGGCGCACCGTTGAACCGTACGCTGGTGACGGCGGCGACCTTCGCCCTCGTCAGCGGCATCGTGATTCTCGTGTTCGGCAGCTTCCGCGAACGTATGGACGAATTGCGTCTGTTCTGCAAGCTCGTGGAAGACGGTGAACTGACGACGACGCTGACCGCCACCCGTGCTTCGCACCCCGACGATCTCACCCTACTGGCGCGCAGCTTCGAGACCATGCGCGACCGGTTCGCCGAACAGATCGGGACCGACCCGCTCACCGGGTGCGTGAACCGACGCGCCCTGGAGAACCGCCTGCGTACCGATTGGCGCATAGCGAAGCGACGCGGTTCGCACGTAGCTGTGGTGGCGATTGATCTGGACAACTTCAAGACGGTCAACGACTCCCGCGGCCACCCGGTGGGGGACATCGTGCTTCAGCAACTAGCGGGCATCATGAAGGCCACGGCGCGCGACACCGACACGGTGGCGCGCTTGGGCGGCGACGAATTCGTAGTCGTCCTTCCGGACACGGGAAGGGAGGGCGCGATGACGTTCGCCGAGCGTCTGCGTCACCGTGTCGAGGAGTTCGCGTTCGGGCCGGACAGCGCGCCCGTGGAAGCGACGGTATCGGTCGGCGTGGCACTAGCCGGCGGTACCGACCCGATCTCGCCGGATGTGCTCCTCCACGAGGCCGATCGGTCGCTGTACAAGGCGAAAGCGGGCGGCCGTAACCGCGTCTATTCCTGA
- a CDS encoding threonine/serine dehydratase codes for MAATVARPDALVGIEEFQRAAATLRPVAVRTPLLPCDALREIMGADVWLKPEMLQRGGAFKFRGAYNYLANMSPAARARGVIAPSSGNHAQAVALAARLFGVPATVVMPTTVTVAKRAGAERLGARIELAGTTTAHRMERALEIARAEGSTVVPPYDDPTIIAGQGTVGLEIAEQLPDVATVLVPVGGGGLSAGVAAAVKLVAPGVRVIGVEPAGAPKLTRARAAGAPVRLEHTASIADGLLAVEIGRLPFAHHQRYVDDVVLVDDAAIRDAMRLLLERSKLVSEPSGAITVAALVSGAVVPSAGPVVAVLSGGNVDWSGLQGLLSPALTG; via the coding sequence ATGGCCGCCACCGTCGCCCGCCCGGACGCGCTGGTCGGGATCGAGGAATTCCAGCGCGCTGCCGCCACGCTGCGGCCGGTGGCGGTGCGCACGCCGCTCCTGCCCTGCGACGCGCTCCGCGAGATCATGGGCGCCGACGTGTGGCTCAAGCCCGAGATGCTGCAGCGCGGCGGGGCATTCAAATTCCGCGGGGCGTACAACTACCTAGCCAACATGAGCCCGGCGGCCCGCGCGCGCGGCGTAATCGCCCCGTCGTCTGGTAACCATGCGCAAGCAGTGGCCTTGGCGGCGCGCCTGTTCGGCGTGCCGGCGACGGTGGTGATGCCCACGACGGTCACGGTGGCCAAGCGCGCCGGGGCCGAACGGTTGGGCGCGCGCATCGAGTTGGCCGGCACCACCACCGCGCATCGTATGGAGCGTGCGCTGGAAATCGCCCGCGCCGAGGGTTCGACGGTCGTGCCACCGTATGACGATCCAACGATCATCGCGGGCCAGGGCACGGTCGGGCTCGAGATCGCCGAGCAGCTGCCGGATGTGGCGACCGTGTTGGTGCCGGTGGGTGGAGGCGGGCTGAGCGCCGGAGTTGCGGCCGCCGTCAAGCTCGTGGCCCCCGGGGTGCGCGTGATCGGCGTGGAGCCGGCCGGTGCGCCCAAACTGACGCGCGCGCGCGCGGCAGGAGCGCCTGTGCGGCTCGAGCACACCGCGAGCATTGCGGACGGCCTCCTGGCGGTGGAGATCGGGCGGCTGCCGTTCGCGCACCACCAGCGGTACGTGGACGATGTGGTGCTGGTGGACGACGCGGCGATTCGCGACGCCATGCGCCTGTTGCTCGAGCGGTCGAAGTTGGTATCCGAGCCGAGTGGTGCGATCACGGTGGCGGCCCTCGTGTCGGGCGCCGTAGTGCCGTCGGCCGGACCGGTGGTGGCCGTGCTGAGTGGTGGGAACGTAGACTGGTCGGGGCTTCAGGGACTGCTGTCGCCTGCCCTAACCGGCTAA